The following is a genomic window from Helicobacter sp. NHP19-003.
CTTAAAGCGTTGCTTGAGTAGCCCCTTTTGCGCCACGATGCAGAGCATGTCGTAAATGCTCGCCTCAAAAGCGTGCTCTAAAGTTTCATAGGGGTGGTTATAATCGCCCACCACGCCCAGCTGCAAAAACTCGTCCCTCTGTATGTCAATGAATTTTCTTGCGTGGTTGTAGCAACGGTTGCGGAACTTCAGAACTTGGCTTTTGTCCTTAAACTCTTTCTCCACTTGTTGCTCGATGGGTAAGCCATGGCAATCCCAACCGGGGGTGTAATCTATGGCGAAGCCTGCAAAATAGCGGTGTTTCACCACAACATCTTTTAGGATTTTATTTAGGGCATGTCCGATATGCAAATGCCCGTTGGCGTAGGGGGGTCCATCGTGCAGATTAAAGCTTGCCTGTCCCTTGCGTTTGGCTTGCATGTGTGCATACACGCCCTCCTCCTGCCATTTGGCATAAACTTTTGGGGCGTTTTGGCCCAAATTCGCCCGCATGGGGAAAGTGGTTGTGGGTAAAATTAGGGTATCTTTGTAGTCCATGTTTAATCCAAACTTTTGATGTATAAGTGGCTTTGGGCTTTGGGGATGGTTTTTAGACTGGGGATCGCCAAGACCTCGTAGCGTCTGACCTGCTCTAGGTAAGTGATGGTGATGGTGTCCCCGACTTTGACCTCTTTGCTCGGCTTGACCTTCAGTCCATTCAAGGCGACCACACCTTCGTTTAACATGTCTAGTGCAATGGCACGCCTTTTGGTGATGTTCGTGGCATTTAAAAATTTATCGATACGCATTTTCTCATTCTAGCAGGCTGTGGCTAAAAATGGGCTTTTGCGCCCTGTAGAGCATAATAATTTGAAAGGCTTTATGGTAAAATAGGTGTTTTAGGAGCACTTGCATGTTATTTAAATGGACTTCTCCAAAAAGAGCCAAAGATACAAGCCCCAAAAGCACTCAACTCACCCTAGCTCCTGCAGATTTGTCTAAAGCACGGCTGCAGGGCACCCTGCTCTTAGCCTTTGTGCCTGCCAATTTGGATTTTAATGCCATTGTACGCACCCTTGAGAGCCAATTTGGCCATATCCCCGTGCGCTTTGCAATCCAAACAGCTGGACAAATCGGGGGGTCTAGCACGGACTTTTACAACCTACAGAGCTCTGAACACATCCTACTGCATGTGTTGGGTGAGGATTTGTTTGAGAGTGTAGAGGTTTTTATGGTGGACACCCTTTGTGCTGACCTACAAAGAGGGCAGATTTCTATGGACTTGCCCACCCGCAAACAAAAACTTAAAGAGTCGATCGAAAAACAAGTGTCTCCACAAATGCATGTGCGCCCTGCAGACACCTTTATTTTGAGCTACTTCCCGGGGCTCACTGCTTCAGAAAGTTTCTTTTTAGAGGCCTTTGTCAACGCAGATGTGCCCTTAACCAACCTAGTGGGTGGGAGTGCGGGAGGTAAACTAGACTTCAAAGAAGCGAACTTAGCCCTCAATGGCAAAATCAGTGCCACAGAGGCGGTGTTGGTGTATTGCAAATTAGCCCCTGGATACAATTACGACATTTTCACCACGCATAATTTTGAAAAAACCCAAACTTCTTTTCTGATTGGGGAGTGTAGCCCTGAGTTGCGCATTGTCAAGTCCTTTTTAATCGATAACCAACTAGTGAATGCGGTGGATGCTCTTTGCGCGCATTTCCACTGCACCCCAGAGAATCTATCCAAAAGCCTAGAGGGCTACACTTTTGCCGTAGAGGTGGGTAAACAACTTTATATCCGCTCTGTGGGGACATTCAACCCCGATAAAAGCATTTTGTTTTTCTGTGATCTGTACTTTGGCGAAACTCTGCACCTTGTCAAGGCCACAAATTTTATTAAAAACACCATGCAAGGCTATGCGCAATTTTCTAGGGGGCGCAAGGCTGTGGCGATTTTAGCCAACGACTGTATTTTGCGCCGGGCGAACAACCAGCAGAGTTTGGCGCAATTTAGTGCCTTTGACACCTGTCCTATCAGCGGGTTTTCCACCTTTGGAGAGGTGTCCGACAACTTGCACCAAAACCAAACCCTCGCGGCGCTGTGTATCTTTGAGGGCACACCTAGAAGAAGCGCTTTTAAAGATTTTTTCACCCATTTTAGAGGCACGCTCAACTATTACGAACAGATCAAAGCCAACCGGTTGCAAAAGACCATTGCCATTAAAAATGCCCTGTTGGAGCAATACCAAGGTTACAACCAAATTGTGGGGGCAAACAACACCTATTAAAGGAAATCGCCCTGAAGGCGACTACCAACAATGGGCATGTCAGTGCGGTTAAGCAGGAGGCTTTAAAACTACAAAACTCTATGGCGATGCTTAAAGAACTCTCTAACAGCTTATCGCTCACTGTGAGCACCATCGACGGCAACATTGCTAAAGTGTCTGAGGCGCTAAAGAAGATCGATCGGGTGTCTTACCAAACGAACTTACTTGCCCTCAATGCGGCCATTGAGGCAGCCAGAGCTGGCCAGCACGGTCGTGGCTTTGCTGTGGTCGCCGATGAAGTGGGGAACTTGGCCAATGACGTGCAGCAGAGATTAGAGGAAATCGGGGCAACTTTCACTTCCATGAACGAAGCGGTGAAAAAGATCGATGGTTCTTCCAAAGCAGTCTTGGACTCGGCTAATGAGAACAATATGAGTTTAGACGCATTGAGTAAAGTCATGACAGCTTTGCAAGATCAATCGCAAGAGATGGAGCAAATGGCACAAGAGAGTTTGCAAGATTTGGAGCGCATCCAAGGGCAAATTGAAGATATCAAAGCCCACATCAACGCCAACCAAGATTTAATCTGCAAGCTCAACCTCGCTTAAAAATGCTTTTATAGCTAAGACGCATTAAAGATTTTTTAGGTTATAATAACCCCTTTATCATGCAAAAATTACGATAAAGGACGAGAGTGCCAACTATAAACCAGCTCATCAGGAAGGAAAGGAAAAAAATCCTTAAGAAAACCAAGTCCCCCGCCTTGGTTGAGTGCCCCCAAAGAAGGGGGGTTTGCACACGGGTTTACACCACCACCCCTAAAAAACCTAACTCCGCTCTAAGAAAAGTCGCCAAAGTCCGTTTGACCAGCAAATTTGAAGTGATCAGCTACATCCCCGGAGAGGGGCATAACTTGCAAGAACACTCCATCGTGCTTGTGCGTGGCGGACGGGTGAAAGACTTGCCCGGGGTGAAATACCACATCGTGCGTGGTGCGCTAGACACGGCTGGGGTGAATAAACGCACCGTTTCACGCAGTAAGTACGGGGCGAAAAAAGCCAAAGCCGGAGCTGCAGCCGGGGCTGAAAAGAAGAAAAAGTAAAGGGAAGAGATGAGAAGAAAACGAGCACCCATTAGGGAAGTTTTGGGCGATCCTGTCTATGACAGCAAGGTTGTTACGAAGTTCATCAACAAAATGATGTATGACGGCAAACGCAGCGTGGCAGAAAAAATCATTTACGCCGCCTTGAATAAAATTGAGGAAAAGAGCGGAGAAAAGGGCATTGAAGTCTTTGAAAAGGCGTTAGAAAATGTCAAACCCTTAGTGGAAGTGCGCTCCCGCCGTGTGGGGGGGGCGACTTACCAAGTCCCCGTAGAAGTGCGCCCCGCAAGGCAACAATCCCTCTCCATCCGCTGGATTTTAGAGGCGACCAGAAAACGCAACGAGCGCATGATGGTGGATAAACTTGCTAATGAGCTGATGGACGCGTCTAGCGACAAAGGGGCGGCGTTTAAGAAGAAAGAGGACATCCATAAAATGGCAGAGGCAAACAAAGCCTTCGCCCATTACCGCTGGTAGGGAGCATTAAATGGCACGCAAAACCCCTTTAGAAAAAATTAGAAACATCGGCATCGCCGCCCACATCGATGCGGGCAAAACCACGACCTCCGAGCGGATTTTGTTTTATACGGGCGTGAGTCACAAAATCGGCGAGGTGCATGACGGGGCCGCCACGATGGACTGGATGGAGCAAGAGAAAGAAAGAGGGATCACCATCACCTCCGCAGCGACCACTTGCTTTTGGAAAGACCACCAAATCAACTTGATCGACACCCCCGGGCATGTGGATTTCACCATTGAAGTGGAAC
Proteins encoded in this region:
- a CDS encoding RNA-binding S4 domain-containing protein; protein product: MRIDKFLNATNITKRRAIALDMLNEGVVALNGLKVKPSKEVKVGDTITITYLEQVRRYEVLAIPSLKTIPKAQSHLYIKSLD
- a CDS encoding FIST signal transduction protein, whose protein sequence is MLFKWTSPKRAKDTSPKSTQLTLAPADLSKARLQGTLLLAFVPANLDFNAIVRTLESQFGHIPVRFAIQTAGQIGGSSTDFYNLQSSEHILLHVLGEDLFESVEVFMVDTLCADLQRGQISMDLPTRKQKLKESIEKQVSPQMHVRPADTFILSYFPGLTASESFFLEAFVNADVPLTNLVGGSAGGKLDFKEANLALNGKISATEAVLVYCKLAPGYNYDIFTTHNFEKTQTSFLIGECSPELRIVKSFLIDNQLVNAVDALCAHFHCTPENLSKSLEGYTFAVEVGKQLYIRSVGTFNPDKSILFFCDLYFGETLHLVKATNFIKNTMQGYAQFSRGRKAVAILANDCILRRANNQQSLAQFSAFDTCPISGFSTFGEVSDNLHQNQTLAALCIFEGTPRRSAFKDFFTHFRGTLNYYEQIKANRLQKTIAIKNALLEQYQGYNQIVGANNTY
- a CDS encoding methyl-accepting chemotaxis protein, which translates into the protein MLKELSNSLSLTVSTIDGNIAKVSEALKKIDRVSYQTNLLALNAAIEAARAGQHGRGFAVVADEVGNLANDVQQRLEEIGATFTSMNEAVKKIDGSSKAVLDSANENNMSLDALSKVMTALQDQSQEMEQMAQESLQDLERIQGQIEDIKAHINANQDLICKLNLA
- the rpsL gene encoding 30S ribosomal protein S12 — translated: MPTINQLIRKERKKILKKTKSPALVECPQRRGVCTRVYTTTPKKPNSALRKVAKVRLTSKFEVISYIPGEGHNLQEHSIVLVRGGRVKDLPGVKYHIVRGALDTAGVNKRTVSRSKYGAKKAKAGAAAGAEKKKK
- the rpsG gene encoding 30S ribosomal protein S7 is translated as MRRKRAPIREVLGDPVYDSKVVTKFINKMMYDGKRSVAEKIIYAALNKIEEKSGEKGIEVFEKALENVKPLVEVRSRRVGGATYQVPVEVRPARQQSLSIRWILEATRKRNERMMVDKLANELMDASSDKGAAFKKKEDIHKMAEANKAFAHYRW